The following coding sequences lie in one Streptococcus suis genomic window:
- a CDS encoding DNA helicase RecG, with the protein MKRLCDELSVLPGIGPKSAEKFLKINIQNINDLLTYYPFRYEDFEIKSIYDLQDGEKAVVVGEVVSPANVQYYGYKRNRLRFSMKQGEVVLAVSFFNQPYLADKIVLGQDIAVWGKWDKAKASLTGMKVLAQVSDELQPVYHVAQGISQVNLVKAIKTAIEQGYLHLLEENLPSVLRERYRLMNRREAVFAMHFPTNLEEYRQALRRMKFEELFYFQLQLQMLKANNRDISNGLKIAYDADRLAMQIRQLPFVLTDAQSGALAEILSDMKSYGHMNRLLQGDVGSGKTVVAGLAMFAAVTAGMQAAIMVPTEILAEQHFESLRQLFPELSIALLTGGMKATERRTALEAISSGQVDIIVGTHALIQESVTYHKLGLVVTDEQHRFGVKQRRLFREKGDNPDVLMMTATPIPRTLAITAFGDMDVSIINQLPAGRKPIITRWVKHQQLPTVLDWLEKELEVGAQVYFISPLIEESEALDLKNAVDLQSDLQAHFGEQVTVDLLHGKMKNDEKDAIMQAFKERKTNILVSTTVIEVGVNVPNATVMVIMDADRFGLSQLHQLRGRVGRGHKQSYAVLVANPKTESGKERMKIMTETTDGFILAEADLKMRGSGEIFGTRQSGLPEFQVANIIEDYPILEEARRVASQIVSVENWQEDPNWSILLANLKDGEELD; encoded by the coding sequence ATGAAAAGATTATGTGATGAATTATCGGTTTTGCCAGGGATTGGTCCAAAATCGGCTGAAAAATTCTTAAAAATTAACATTCAGAATATTAATGATTTGCTGACTTACTATCCATTTAGATATGAAGATTTTGAGATTAAGTCTATTTATGATTTGCAGGATGGGGAGAAGGCAGTGGTAGTTGGGGAGGTGGTATCTCCAGCTAATGTACAGTATTATGGTTACAAAAGAAATAGACTCCGTTTTTCAATGAAACAGGGAGAGGTTGTCTTAGCAGTTTCGTTTTTTAATCAGCCTTATTTAGCAGATAAGATTGTTTTGGGGCAGGATATTGCAGTTTGGGGAAAGTGGGATAAGGCTAAGGCAAGTTTGACAGGAATGAAAGTTTTGGCTCAAGTATCAGATGAGTTACAACCTGTCTATCATGTGGCGCAGGGGATTTCGCAAGTAAATTTGGTTAAGGCTATTAAAACAGCTATTGAACAGGGATATTTGCATTTATTAGAGGAGAACTTGCCATCAGTTTTACGAGAGCGCTATCGGTTAATGAATCGCCGAGAGGCGGTTTTTGCGATGCATTTTCCGACAAATTTAGAAGAGTATAGACAAGCTTTGCGACGTATGAAGTTTGAGGAATTATTTTATTTTCAATTACAGTTGCAAATGCTGAAAGCCAATAATCGTGATATTTCGAATGGTTTGAAGATTGCCTATGATGCTGATAGATTGGCTATGCAAATAAGACAATTGCCGTTTGTCTTAACGGATGCTCAGTCTGGGGCTTTGGCTGAAATACTATCAGATATGAAGTCCTATGGGCACATGAATCGCTTGTTACAAGGGGATGTTGGTTCAGGAAAGACAGTAGTTGCTGGATTGGCTATGTTTGCCGCTGTGACTGCGGGGATGCAGGCTGCAATTATGGTGCCGACAGAAATTTTGGCTGAGCAACACTTTGAGAGTTTGCGCCAGCTTTTTCCAGAACTTTCTATTGCTCTTTTGACAGGGGGAATGAAGGCTACGGAGCGTCGTACTGCTTTAGAGGCGATTTCTAGTGGTCAGGTAGACATCATTGTAGGAACTCACGCTCTTATCCAGGAAAGTGTGACGTACCATAAGCTTGGTTTGGTTGTGACGGATGAGCAACATCGTTTTGGTGTTAAACAGCGCCGTCTGTTTCGTGAGAAGGGTGATAATCCGGATGTGCTTATGATGACTGCTACACCTATTCCTCGGACGTTAGCCATTACAGCTTTTGGAGATATGGATGTATCGATTATTAATCAGTTACCTGCTGGTCGGAAGCCAATTATCACTCGCTGGGTCAAACATCAACAGCTGCCCACGGTCTTAGATTGGTTGGAGAAGGAGCTAGAAGTGGGTGCTCAGGTTTATTTTATCTCTCCGCTGATTGAAGAATCTGAGGCTCTAGATTTAAAGAATGCTGTAGATCTGCAATCTGATTTACAGGCGCATTTTGGAGAGCAAGTTACAGTGGATTTGTTACACGGTAAGATGAAGAATGACGAGAAAGATGCCATCATGCAGGCTTTTAAGGAGCGAAAAACGAATATTTTGGTTTCTACCACTGTTATTGAAGTCGGAGTCAATGTGCCCAATGCAACGGTGATGGTTATTATGGATGCAGATCGTTTTGGTTTGAGCCAATTACATCAGTTGAGAGGGCGTGTAGGACGTGGTCATAAGCAGTCTTATGCAGTGTTAGTTGCTAATCCTAAAACAGAGTCTGGTAAGGAACGCATGAAAATTATGACAGAGACGACAGATGGTTTTATTTTGGCTGAAGCAGACTTAAAAATGCGTGGGTCTGGAGAAATATTTGGAACTCGTCAATCAGGTTTGCCAGAATTTCAGGTTGCAAATATTATCGAGGACTATCCGATTTTAGAGGAAGCAAGACGAGTTGCTAGTCAGATTGTTAGCGTGGAAAATTGGCAGGAGGACCCTAATTGGTCGATTTTGCTTGCTAATTTGAAAGATGGAGAGGAATTGGACTAG
- a CDS encoding asparaginase, producing the protein MKKILVLHTGGTISMQANHQGEVASSKINPMTQIDSPLEEIQVISLDFLNVPSPHIRLEHMMTLYQKIKEEQMNFDGFVITHGTDTLEETAYFLDTMAIPEKPIVLTGAMRSSNELGSDGIYNYRTALRVAADAKSADKGVLVVMNDEIHAAKYVTKTHTTNVSTFQTPTHGPLGLVTKREILYFKTAEPRVRFDLSTVTGTVPIIKAYADMDSILLDSLTASSISGLVIEALGAGNLPPTILPAIKKLLDQRIPIILVSRCFNGIAEPVYAYQGGGIQLEKDGILFVKELNAQKARLKLLIALNAGLEEQSLADYIQG; encoded by the coding sequence ATGAAAAAAATTCTAGTACTGCATACAGGTGGAACCATTTCTATGCAAGCCAATCATCAGGGTGAAGTTGCATCGAGTAAAATCAATCCAATGACCCAAATTGATAGCCCACTAGAAGAAATTCAAGTGATATCCTTGGATTTTCTCAATGTTCCAAGTCCACACATTCGCTTAGAACACATGATGACTCTATACCAAAAAATCAAAGAAGAACAAATGAACTTCGATGGTTTTGTCATTACACATGGCACAGATACTTTAGAAGAAACTGCCTATTTCCTTGATACAATGGCTATTCCAGAAAAACCAATTGTATTGACCGGAGCTATGCGTTCCTCAAATGAACTAGGTAGCGACGGGATTTATAACTACCGAACAGCCCTACGTGTGGCTGCTGATGCTAAATCCGCAGATAAAGGTGTTCTAGTGGTCATGAACGATGAAATTCATGCTGCTAAATATGTTACAAAAACCCATACCACCAATGTCTCAACCTTTCAAACACCAACCCATGGACCACTGGGATTAGTCACCAAACGAGAGATTCTCTATTTTAAAACTGCTGAACCACGTGTTCGATTTGACTTATCAACAGTCACAGGAACGGTTCCAATCATAAAAGCTTATGCAGATATGGACTCCATTCTCCTTGATTCTCTCACTGCAAGCTCAATTTCCGGTTTAGTCATTGAAGCACTCGGCGCCGGAAATCTTCCGCCTACCATCCTTCCAGCCATTAAGAAACTCCTTGATCAAAGGATACCCATTATTCTGGTATCTCGCTGTTTTAACGGAATTGCTGAGCCTGTCTATGCCTACCAAGGAGGTGGCATCCAACTGGAGAAAGACGGCATTCTATTTGTTAAAGAATTGAATGCTCAAAAAGCCCGGCTCAAACTCCTTATCGCTCTCAATGCAGGCTTGGAAGAGCAAAGCTTGGCAGATTACATCCAAGGTTAA
- a CDS encoding Cof-type HAD-IIB family hydrolase produces MTIKAVFFDIDGTLLTDNRMVSSSTILAINALKEKGILVGLATGRDPRFVLQYMASLGLDLVIAYNGQYIFSREEVIYSQSLEPKQIEQIMEYAQTHHKDLSFGTAKGIFGSKIMSAGTGNFAYRVTRMIPESWAGIINFIFNRLVRWISPQQETNLKGFLFQPIYQLMLLTTERETQSLEMLFPNLSFTRSSPYATDIISKGNSKLSGIVKVADRYGFELDEVMVFGDSNNDFEMLNEIQHSVAMGNGTKKVKQAASFVTDTNNRDGIYKALIHFGVIEG; encoded by the coding sequence TTGACGATAAAGGCTGTATTTTTCGATATTGATGGTACCTTATTGACCGACAATCGTATGGTTAGTAGTTCAACTATTCTCGCCATTAATGCTTTGAAAGAGAAGGGGATTTTAGTTGGTCTAGCTACAGGACGTGACCCTCGTTTTGTTTTGCAGTATATGGCTAGTTTAGGGCTAGATTTGGTCATTGCTTATAATGGTCAATATATTTTTTCAAGAGAAGAAGTTATTTATAGTCAGAGTTTAGAGCCAAAGCAAATTGAACAAATTATGGAGTATGCGCAAACTCACCATAAGGATTTATCTTTTGGAACTGCTAAAGGCATATTTGGTAGTAAGATTATGAGTGCTGGAACAGGAAATTTTGCCTATCGTGTGACGCGTATGATTCCGGAGTCCTGGGCTGGAATCATAAATTTTATTTTCAATCGCTTGGTACGTTGGATTAGTCCTCAACAGGAAACGAATTTGAAAGGTTTTCTCTTTCAACCAATCTATCAGCTGATGTTGCTGACGACGGAAAGGGAGACACAATCATTGGAGATGCTCTTTCCGAACTTGTCTTTTACACGTTCGAGTCCTTATGCGACTGATATTATCAGTAAGGGAAATTCAAAATTATCGGGTATTGTAAAGGTTGCAGATCGATATGGTTTTGAGTTAGATGAAGTTATGGTATTCGGGGATTCTAATAATGATTTTGAAATGTTGAATGAAATTCAGCACTCGGTAGCGATGGGAAATGGGACGAAAAAGGTAAAACAAGCAGCTTCCTTTGTTACGGATACAAATAATCGTGATGGGATTTATAAGGCATTAATTCATTTTGGTGTGATTGAGGGATAA